Proteins from a single region of Harpia harpyja isolate bHarHar1 chromosome 14, bHarHar1 primary haplotype, whole genome shotgun sequence:
- the SDK2 gene encoding protein sidekick-2 isoform X2, with amino-acid sequence MARLGSWGLLFFAVLALPGPPGAGAQDDVSPYFKTEPVRSQVHLEGNRLVLTCMAEGSWPLEFKWLHNSRELTKFSLEYRYMITSLDRTHAGFYRCIVRNRMGALLQRQTEVQVAYMGSFEDSETQQSVSHGEAAVIRAPRIASFPQPQVTWFRDGRKISPSSRIAITLENTLVILSTVAPDAGRYYVQAVNDKNGDNKTSQPITLTVANVGGPADPIAPTIIVPPRNTSVVAGTSEVTMECVANARPLIKLHIIWKKDGVPLSSGISDYSRRLTILNPTLSDSGYYECEAVLRSSSVPAVAEGAYLSVLEPPQFIKEPERHITAEMEKVVAIPCQAKGVPPPEMAWYKDAALIRLEKLSRFQLLADGSLQISGLVPDDTGMFQCFARNAAGEVQTTTYLAVTSIAPNITRGPQDSTVIDGMSVILNCETSGAPRPAITWQKGERILASGSVQLPRFTLLESGSLLVSPAHLADAGTYACLATNSRGVDEASADLVVWARTRITDPPQDQSVIKGTKAIMSCGVTHDPSVDVRYVWEKDGAPLSPESGPRVRLDELGTLHISQTWSGDIGTYTCKVVSAGGNDSRSAHLRVRQLPHAPESPTATLSPLEKRAINLTWAKPFDGNSPLLRYVVEVSENNAPWTVLLASVDPESTSVMVRGLVPARSYQFRLCAVNDVGRGQFSKDTERVSLPEEPPSAPPQNVIASGRTNQSIMIQWQPPPESHQNGVLKGYIIRYCLAGLPVGYQFKNITNADVNNLLLEDLIIWTNYEIEVAAYNSAGLGVYSMKVTEWTLQGVPTVPPGNVQTEATNSTTIRFTWNPPSPQFINGINQGYKLIAWEPEHEEEATVVTVRPNFQDSVHVGYVAGLRKFAEYFTSVLCFTTPGDGPRSPPQLVRTHEDVPGPVGHLSFSDILDTSLKVSWQEPLEKNGILTGYRISWEEYNRTNTRVTHYLPNVTLEYRVTGLTALTTYTIEVAAMTSKGQGQVSSSTISSGVPPELPGAPTNLGISNIGPRSVTLQFRPGYDGKTSISRWQVEAQVGQSGEAEEWGLVHQLANEPDARSMEVPNLKPYTYYSFRMRQVNIVGTSPPSLPSRRIQTLQAPPDMAPANVTLRTASETSLWLRWMPLQEQEYNGNPDAVGYKIRYARSDGRGQPAMHVVHDRVEREYTIEDLEEWTEYRVQVQAFNAIGSGPWSRSVVGRTRESVPSSGPSNVSALATSSSSMLVQWSDIPEADCNGLILGYKVVYKEKELDTRARFWLAEGNASRSAQLTGLGKYTLYEIRVLAFTRIGDGVPSRPPILERTLDDVPGPPVGILFPEVRTTLVRLIWQPPTAPNGIILAYQVTHRLNTTAVNSAAVEVLEPSARQYTATSLQPEATYLFRIAAQTRKGWGEAAEALVVTTEKRDRPQPPGKPLAQQEEVRARSVMLSWEPGSDGLSPVRYYTVQTRELPDGEWALHSASVSHNVTAFVVDRLKPFTSYKFRVKATNDIGDSEYSEESESLTTLQAAPEEAPTILSVTPHTTTSVLIRWQPPAEDKINGILLGFRLRYRELVYDSLRGFTLRGIGNPGATWAELTPVYTVHNLSEVSLTQYELDNLSKHRRYEIRMSVYNAVGEGPPSPPQEVFVGEAVPTGTPQNVAVQAATATQLDVTWEPPPAESQNGDIQGYKIHFWEAQSQNESARVKTLFLPENGVKLKNLTGYTSYWVSVAAFNAAGDGPRSPPVKGRTQQAAPSAPGSIRFSELTTTSVNVSWEPPPQPNGVLEGYRLVYEPCMPVDGVSKIVTVDVKGNSPLWMKVKDLAEGVTYRFRIRAKTFAYGPDVEANITTGPGEGAPGPPGEPFISRYGSAITIHWSSGDPGQGPITRYVIEARPSDEGLWDILIKDIPKEVTSYTFSTDILKQGVSYDFRVIAVNDYGYGTPSTPSPSVSAQKANPFYEEWWFLVVIALVGLIFILLLVFVLIIRGQSKKYAKKSDSGNGSKATALSHGEMVSLDEGSFPALELNNRRLSVKNSFCRKNGIYTRSPPRPSPGSLHYSDEDVTKYNDLIPAESSSLTEKPSEVSDSQGSDSEYEVDPGHQKAHSFVNHYISDPTYYNSWRRQQKGISRAQAYSYTESDSGEPDHAPLSNSTSTQQGSLFRPKASRTPTPQTPGNPPSQPGTLYRPPSSLAPGSRAPIAGFSSFV; translated from the exons ACGATGTCTCCCCATACTTTAAGACGGAGCCGGTGCGGAGCCAGGTCCACCTGGAGGGGAACCGCCTGGTCCTGACGTGCATGGCGGAGGGCAGCTGGCCCCTCGAGTTCAAGTGGCTTCACAACAGCCGGGAGCTGACCAAGTTCTCCCTGGAGTACCG GTACATGATCACCTCACTGGACCGCACGCACGCCGGCTTCTACCGCTGCATCGTCCGCAATCGGATGGGAGCCCTGCTGCAGCGCCAGACCGAGGTGCAGGTGGCCT ATATGGGGAGCTTTGAGGACAGCGAGACGCAGCAGAGCGTGTCCCACGGGGAGGCGGCCGTCATCCGTGCGCCCCGCATcgccagcttcccccagccccaggtCACCTGGTTTCGTGATGGCCGAAAAATCTCCCCCAGCAGCCGCAT AGCCATCACGCTGGAGAACACCCTCGTCATCCTCTCCACCGTGGCCCCGGATGCGGGACGTTACTACGTGCAGGCGGTGAATGACAAGAACGGGGACAACAAGACGAGCCAGCCCATCACGCTGACCGTGGCCA ATGTGGGTGGCCCAGCTGATCCCATCGCACCCACCATCATTGTCCCACCCAGGAACACCAGTGTGGTGGCCGGGACCTCGGAGGTGACCATGGAGTGTGTGGCCAACGCCAG gccgcTGATCAAGCTGCACATCATCTGGAAGAAGGACGGGGTGCCCCTCTCCAGCGGCATCAGCGACTACAGCCGCCGGCTCACCATCCTCAACCCCACGCTGAGCGACAGCGGCTACTACGAGTGCGAGGCCGTGCTCCGCAGCAGCAGCGTGCCCGCCGTGGCTGAGGGTGCCTACCTCTCCGTCCTGG AGCCACCACAGTTCATCAAGGAGCCGGAGAGGCACATCACAGCCGAGATGGAGAAGGTGGTCGCCATCCCCTGCCAAGCCAAAG GCGTGCCCCCCCCCGAGATGGCCTGGTACAAGGATGCTGCCCTCATCCGcctggagaagctgtcccgcTTCCAGCTCCTGGCGGACGGCAGCCTGCAGATCAGTGGGCTGGTCCCCGACGACACCGGCATGTTCCAGTGCTTTGCCCGCAACGCGGCCGGCGAGGTGCAGACCACCACGTACCTGGCCGTGACCA GCATCGCCCCCAACATCACCAGGGGTCCCCAGGACAGCACGGTGATTGATGGCATGTCCGTAATCCTCAACTGCGAGACCTCGGGGGCTCCGCGCCCGGCCATCACGTGGCAGAAAG GGGAGCGGATCCTGGCCAGCGGCTCGGTGCAGCTCCCGCGTTTCACCCTGCTGGAGTCGGGCAGCCTGCTCGTCAGCCCCGCGCACCTCGCCGACGCCGGCACCTACGCCTGCCTGGCCACCAACTCCCGCGGCGTGGACGAGGCGTCTGCCGACCTGGTGGTCTGGG CAAGGACACGTATCACCGACCCGCCGCAGGACCAGAGCGTCATCAAAGGGACCAAAGCCATCATGAGCTGCGGGGTCACCCACGACCCCAGCGTGGACGTCAG gTACGTCTGGGAGAAGGACGGGGCACCGCTGAGCCCGGAGAGCGGCCCACGGGTGCGCCTGGACGAGCTGGGCACCCTGCACATCTCCCAGACCTGGTCGGGCGACATCGGCACCTACACCTGCAAGGTGGTCTCAGCCGGGGGCAACGACTCGCGCAGCGCCCACCTCCGCGTCcg GCAGCTCCCCCATGCCCCCGAGAGCCCCACGGCCACCCTCAGCCCCCTGGAGAAACGGGCCATCAACCTCACCTGGGCCAAGCCCTTCGATGGCAACAGCCCCCTGCTCCGCTACGTCGTGGAGGTCTCCGAAAACA acgcGCCCTGGACCGTGCTGCTGGCCAGCGTGGACCCCGAGTCGACGTCGGTGATGGTGCGGGGCTTGGTCCCCGCTCGCTCCTACCAGTTCCGCCTCTGCGCTGTGAACGACGTGGGCAGGGGGCAGTTCAGCAAGGACACGGAGAG ggtGTCCCTGCCTGAGGAGCCCCCCTCCGCACCTCCCCAGAACGTCATCGCCAGCGGCCGCACCAACCAGTCCATCATGATCCAGTGGCAGCCGCCCCCCGAAAGCCACCAGAACGGTGTCCTCAAGGGCTACATCATCCG GTACTGCCTGGCTGGTTTGCCTGTGGGCTACCAGTTCAAGAACATCACCAACGCCGATGTCAACAACCTGCTCCTGGAGGACCTCATCATCTGGACCAACTATGAGATTGAGGTGGCGGCGTACAACAGTGCCGGCCTGGGGGTCTACAGCATGAAGGTGACCGAGTGGACGCTGCAGGGAG TCCCCACGGTGCCCCCGGGGAACGTGCAGACCGAGGCCACCAACTCCACCACCATCCGCTTCACCTggaacccccccagcccccagttCATCAACGGCATCAACCAGGGGTACAAG CTCATCGCCTGGGAGCCGGAGCACGAGGAAGAGGCGACGGTGGTGACGGTGCGGCCCAACTTCCAGGACAGCGTCCACGTGGGCTATGTGGCCGGGCTGCGGAAATTCGCCGAGTACTTCACCTCGGTGCTGTGCTTCACCACGCCGGGGGACGGCCCGCGCAGCCCCCCCCAGCTGGTGCGCACCCACGAGGACG TGCCTGGCCCCGTGGGACATCTCAGCTTCAGTGACATCCTGGACACATCCCTGAAAGTCAGCTGGCAAGAGCCGCTGGAGAAGAACGGCATCCTGACAG GCTACCGGATCTCCTGGGAAGAATACAACCGCACCAACACGCGGGTGACCCATTACCTGCCCAACGTCACCCTGGAGTACCGCGTCACCGGTCTCACCGCCCTCACCACCTACACCATCGAGGTAGCTGCCATGACGTCCAAGGGCCAGGGCCAGGTCTCCTCCTCCACCATCTCCTCCGGGGTACCACCAG AGCTCCCCGGTGCGCCCACCAACCTGGGCATCTCCAACATCGGACCCCGCTCCGTCACCCTCCAATTTCGCCCGGGCTACGACGGCAAAACCTCCATCTCCCGCTGGCAGGTGGAGGCACAG GTGGGCCAGAGCGGCGAGGCTGAAGAGTGGGGGCTCGTCCACCAGCTCGCTAACGAGCCCGATGCCCGCTCCATGGAGGTGCCCAACCTGAAGCCCTACACCTACTACAG TTTCCGCATGCGGCAGGTGAACATCGTGGGCaccagcccccccagcctgccctcccGGAGAATCCAGACCCTCCAGGCCCCCCCGGACATGGCACCCGCCAACGTCACCCTGAGGACAGCCAGTGAGACCAGCCTGTGGCTGCGCTGGatg CCCCTCCAGGAGCAGGAGTACAACGGGAACCCCGACGCCGTGGGCTACAAGATCCGGTACGCACGCTCGGACGGGCGAGGGCAGCCGGCGATGCACGTCGTCCACGACCGCGTGGAGCGGGAGTACACCATCGAGGACCTGGAGGAGTGGACCGAATACCGGGTGCAGGTCCAAGCCTTCAACGCCATCGGCTCGGGGCCCTGGAGCCGCTCGGTGGTGGGACGCACCCGGGAGTCAG TGCCCTCCTCCGGCCCCAGCAACGTGTCGGCGCtggccacctcctccagcagcatgCTGGTGCAATGGAGCGACATCCCCGAGGCAGACTGCAACGGCCTCATCCTGGGCTACAAG GTGGTGTACAAGGAGAAGGAATTAGACACGCGTGCCCGGTTCTGGCTGGCGGAGGGCAATGCCTCCCGCAGCGCCCAGCTGACCGGGCTGGGCAAATACACGCTGTATGAGATCCGTGTGCTGGCCTTCACCAGGATCGGTGACGGTGTGCCCAGCCGGCCCCCCATCCTCGAGCGGACGCTGGATGATG TGCCTGGGCCCCCCGTGGGGATCCTCTTCCCCGAAGTGAGGACCACCTTGGTGCGGCTCATCTGGCAGCCACCCACGGCACCCAACGGCATCATCCTGG CGTACCAGGTCACCCACCGCCTCAACACCACCGCCGTCAACTCGGCCGCCGTGGAGGTGCTGGAGCCCAGCGCCCGGCAGTACACGGCCACCAGCCTCCAGCCCGAGGCAACGTACCTTTTCCGCATCGCGGCGCAGACCCGCAAGGGCTGGGGCGAGGCGGCCGAAGCTCTCGTGGTGACCACGGAGAAGAGag accgcccgcagccccccgggaaGCCGCTGGCCCAGCAGGAGGAGGTGCGAGCCCGCAGCGTGATGCTCTCCTGGGAGCCGGGCAGCGACGGGCTCTCCCCCGTCCGCTACTACACGGTGCAGACCCGCGAGCTGCCCGACGGCGAGTGGGCACTGCACTCTGCCTCCGTCAGCCACAACGTGACCGCCTTCGTCGTGGACAG GCTGAAGCCCTTCACCTCCTACAAGTTCCGCGTGAAGGCGACGAACGACATCGGGGACAGCGAGTACAGCGAGGAGTCGGAGTCGCTCACCACCCTGCAGGCAG cccccgaGGAAGCCCCCACCATCCTCTCCGTCACTCCGCATACCACCACGTCGGTGCTCATCCGCTGGCAG CCCCCAGCCGAGGACAAGATCAACGGGATCCTGCTGGGTTTCCGCCTCCGCTACCGCGAGCTGGTGTACGACAGCCTGCGCGGCTTCACCCTGCGCGGCATCGGCAACCCCGGCGCCACGTGGGCCGAGCTCACCC CCGTCTACACCGTGCACAACCTCAGCGAGGTCTCCCTCACCCAGTATGAGCTGGACA ACCTAAGCAAGCACCGGCGCTACGAGATCCGCATGAGTGTGTATAATGCTGTGGGTgagggcccccccagccccccccaggagGTCTTCGTGGGTGAAGCGG TGCCCACCGGCACGCCGCAGAACGTGGCGGTACAGGCGGCCACGGCCACCCAGCTGGATGTCACCTGGGAACCGCCACCGGCCGAGAGCCAGAACGGGGACATCCAGGGCTACAAG atcCACTTCTGGGAGGCCCAGAGCCAGAACGAGAGCGCGCGGGTGAAGACGCTCTTTCTGCCCGAGAACGGGGTGAAGCTGAAGAACCTGACGGGGTACACCTCGTACTGGGTCAGCGTCGCCGCCTTCAATGCTGCGGGAGACggaccccgcagcccccccgtCAAGGGCCGAACGCAGCAGGCAG CCCCCAGCGCTCCCGGCTCCATACGGTTCAGCGAGCTGACCACCACGTCGGTGAACGTGTCCTGGGAGCCACCACCACAGCCCAACGGCGTCCTCGAGGGCTACAGGCTGGTCTACGAGCCCTGCATGCCCGTGGACG GTGTCAGTAAGATCGTGACAGTGGATGTGAAGGGGAACAGCCCGCTGTGGATGAAGGTGAAGGACCTGGCCGAGGGTGTGACGTACCGGTTCCGAATCCGGGCCAAAACCTTCGCCTACGGGCCAGACGTTGAGGCAAACATCACCACGGGGCCTGGGGAAG GTGCCCCCGGCCCCCCTGGCGAGCCCTTCATCTCTCGCTACGGCTCGGCTATCACCATCCACTGGTCGAGCGGGGACCCCGGCCAAGGACCCATCACCAGATACGTCATCGAAGCCCGTCCTTCAG acgAGGGGCTCTGGGACATCCTCATCAAAGACATCCCCAAGGAGGTGACCTCCTACACCTTCAGCACGGACATCCTCAAGCAGGGGGTCAGCTACGACTTCCGCGTCATCGCTGTGAATGACTATGGCTACGGGACCCCCAGCACGCCTTCCCCCTCCGTGTCAG cccagaaagccaacccgTTCTATGAGGAGTGGTGGTTCCTGGTGGTCATCGCCCTGGTGGggctcatcttcatcctcctgCTCGTCTTTGTGCTCATCATCCGCGGGCAGAGCAAGAAGTACGCCAAGAAGTCAGACTCAG GGAACGGTTCCAAGGCGACCGCCCTGAGCCACGGCGAGATGGTGAGCCTGGACGAAGGCAGCTTCCCCGCCTTGGAGCTCAACAACCGGCGTCTCTCCGTCAAGAACTCCTTCTGCCGAAAGAATGGCATCTACACCCG GTCCCCGCCACGGCCCAGCCCCGGCAGCCTCCACTACTCGGACGAGGACGTGACCAAGTACAACGACCTGATCCCCGCCGAGAGCAGCAGCCTGACGGAGAAGCCCTCCGAGGTCTCCGACTCTCAG GGCAGCGACAGCGAATACGAGGTGGACCCCGGCCACCAGAAAGCCCACTCCTTCGTCAACCACTACATCAGCGACCCTACCTACTACAACTCGTGGCGGCGGCAGCAGAAGGGCATCTCACGGGCGCAGGCGTACAGCTACACCGAGAGCGACTCGGGGGAGCCCGACCACGCGCCCCTCTCCAACAGTACCTCCACGCAGCAGGGCAGCCTCTTCCGCCCCAAAGCCAGCAGGACTCCCACCCCCCAGACCCCCGGCAACCCCCCCAGCCAGCCCGGTACACTCTACCGTCCACCCAGTAGCCTGGCCCCTGGCTCCAGAGCCCCCATCgctggattttcttcttttgtttga